The nucleotide window CAAGCTGCTGACGGGTCTGAAGTGTTAGTAGGTTCGCGCCTTCTTCGTTGAGGTCAGCGAGCGTCAAATCACCTGAACCAAGTTCCAGTGTATTGATGAGCTGTGATGTGAAGTCTTGGCGGATCTGAATTGTAGAAAGGTCAGCACCAAGGGACGCAGCAGATGAACGAAGCGTTGATAATGCGCCGTCAATCGCTGTCAAAGTCGCGTTAATTGCATCATCTGTTGCGAAGCTGCCGCCTGTTGTTGTGCTTGCAACGAATGCAGTGTTGCCAGCGTCTGCACTTGTTTCAGTGACGGCTGCTGATCCAGCTTGAGTGACTGTAATATCACCAGCTGTTGATGTTAAAACACCCGCCGCATTTGAAATTGTTGAACCAGCACCAGCGGCTGTAATCGCTGCATCAATTTGGTCTGCTGCAGAGGTTGCACCAACATCTGAAAGTGTGATTGTTCCAATGGTCGTCGTGCCGTCGGAAATATCGATTGTATCGCCAGTTGCAAATGTGAAGCCACTTGTCGTGTCTACAGTTGCATCAGTTTGAGGCGTTGTGACTGCTGGGGATGATTGAGCATTAAGACCGAGGGCTGCGGCAGCATTTGTAAAGTCAATGCCTTCCACAGTCAGGCTTGATGAGCCATCTTCGTTGAAAATTAC belongs to Hyphomicrobiales bacterium and includes:
- a CDS encoding flagellin, which gives rise to MSEINLSSAVRTSLVSLQSTAELLNTTQERLATGNRVNSALDDPTAFFTAAALNNRANDLSTLLDAQGQAIRTVEVADDGLTAIEALVDSARAQATAALQTEDPGARAIAAEAFDDILLQIQQLADDASFNGTNLLEGDDLQVIFNEDGSSSLTVEGIDFTNAAAALGLNAQSSPAVTTPQTDATVDTTSGFTFATGDTIDISDGTTTIGTITLSDVGATSAADQIDAAITAAGAGSTISNAAGVLTSTAGDITVTQAGSAAVTETSADAGNTAFVASTTTGGSFATDDAINATLTAIDGALSTLRSSAASLGADLSTIQIRQDFTSQLINTLELGSGDLTLADLNEEGANLLTLQTRQQLASTSLSFATQADQSVLSLFG